The proteins below come from a single Candidatus Methylomirabilota bacterium genomic window:
- a CDS encoding AAA family ATPase, producing the protein ETKVEIDKAMRAYDLNRVAELQYGTLAGLERELKEEEERAQAAGGRRLIKEEVDEEDIAEVVSRWTGIPLSKLMEGEMQKLLRLEEELHERVVGQDEAVRAVADAVVRARAGIKDPKRPIGSFLFLGPTGVGKTELARALAATLFDDEDNIVRLDMSEYMEKHTVARLIGAPPGYVGYEEGGQLTEAVRRKPYSVVLLDEIEKAHPDVFNVLLQVLDDGRLTDGQGRTVNFKNTVIIMTSNIGSQLILEVRDADERGYQRMREQVLEALRRQFRPEFLNRVDEIVVFRALTEAELGKIVEIQLEGLRRRLAERRISIEVTDGARAHLAHVGYDPVFGARPLKRVIQREVETPVARLIVAGKLRDGSAVRVDAAGDALRVEPVA; encoded by the coding sequence AGGAGACGAAGGTCGAGATCGACAAGGCGATGCGCGCCTACGACCTCAACCGCGTGGCCGAGCTGCAGTACGGGACGCTGGCCGGACTCGAGCGTGAGCTCAAGGAAGAGGAAGAGCGGGCCCAGGCCGCCGGCGGACGCCGGCTCATCAAGGAAGAAGTGGACGAGGAGGACATCGCCGAGGTCGTCTCCCGGTGGACGGGCATCCCGCTCTCGAAGCTAATGGAGGGCGAGATGCAGAAGCTTCTCCGGCTGGAGGAGGAGCTTCACGAGCGTGTCGTGGGACAGGACGAGGCCGTCCGCGCGGTGGCCGATGCGGTCGTCCGAGCCCGGGCCGGCATCAAGGATCCCAAGCGCCCCATCGGATCGTTTCTGTTCCTGGGGCCGACCGGAGTGGGAAAGACCGAGCTGGCGCGCGCGCTTGCCGCGACGCTCTTCGACGACGAGGACAATATCGTGCGGCTCGACATGTCGGAGTACATGGAGAAGCACACCGTCGCGCGCCTCATCGGGGCGCCCCCCGGATATGTCGGCTACGAGGAAGGCGGCCAGCTGACCGAGGCGGTGCGGCGGAAGCCCTACTCGGTGGTGCTGCTCGACGAGATCGAGAAGGCGCACCCCGACGTCTTCAACGTGCTGCTCCAGGTGCTCGACGACGGCCGCCTCACCGACGGCCAGGGCCGCACGGTCAACTTCAAGAACACCGTCATCATCATGACCTCCAACATCGGCAGCCAGCTCATCCTCGAGGTGCGCGACGCGGACGAGCGCGGCTACCAGCGCATGCGCGAGCAGGTGCTCGAGGCGCTGCGCCGCCAGTTCCGGCCGGAGTTCCTGAACCGCGTGGACGAGATCGTGGTCTTCCGCGCGCTCACCGAGGCGGAGCTCGGGAAGATCGTGGAGATCCAGCTCGAGGGGCTGCGTCGCCGGCTCGCGGAGCGCCGGATCTCGATCGAGGTCACCGACGGGGCCCGGGCCCATCTGGCCCACGTGGGCTACGACCCGGTCTTCGGGGCGCGGCCGCTCAAGCGGGTGATCCAGCGGGAGGTCGAGACGCCGGTCGCGCGATTGATCGTGGCCGGCAAGCTGCGCGACGGCTCGGCGGTGCGGGTGGACGCGGCCGGGGACGCGCTGCGGGTGGAGCCGGTGGCGTGA